One Glycine max cultivar Williams 82 chromosome 1, Glycine_max_v4.0, whole genome shotgun sequence genomic window, TAATCTTTGAGGAAGTAAAATACTCTTTAAGGGATAACTCATTTCCcgtaaatattgttttatttacatGGTCAAGAATCAAACTCTTGTGATATATTTAAAGGGTATAAATCACCCATTATGAGTACTTACctgattatatttaataaattttatatactattatgaatttatatattaagCTAACTAATTAAATATGCTTAATTACTTGAGTGCAATATCAACTCCCTGACAAAATCGTTAAGCTAATAAAGCTATGTATTATTGACGCTGATATATTTCTTTCATATCAGTttagtttttcaattaattatgtaaaagatgttttttatagaaaataaataaattaatatttaccaGAATGCTAATATAATGTTATTTCTCTATAGTacatgttttattaattaacgTAAATGTcagcataaaattatttatttaaataaccaattctatattgaaaaaagaatataccgattaatttattgtttgaactttgagttCTGCTTTTGATGTATTCTTGTCCTCTCCTCGTGTTTTATATGCATGGATTCGTTGCCGTACCCCTTGACTGAAACATGATGTCGTTCCTTTCAAATAATTTGTACactttgcaaaatcaagttcATCATTGTATCTTTTGTTTCATTCATCGATTTCCTTAAATTATTcaactttatatttatattataagatataaattaaaaaaaattattttaaataaaagaccACGTGAAAAATTAGTTAAAGTTCATATTTAAATTCTAAACGGGGGTTATCAACAAAtagaatcaatttaaatatttaaagttcAATTTTAGCTAAATTTATCAACATATCCATCGCTTAAATGATATTCTTTCTTCACTTAACtgattataggaattaaaaacaaaatttttaatatatcaagaaTTTAATATAATGAATAACTTTATTAtagacttaaaataaaaatcgatTATTTATTGTAAACGTCATACATATTTAAACCATAGTTTGTTTGATTTCCGTTGGCTTTGGAAAAAAACTGTGCCAATATTTATCTCCCTACTCAGATCAACTAGTCAAGATTTATCTTAATCCAAGTTCTAACAATTAGATCGAAGATTAGACCCTTAATATTAGTTGATTTCCAGTTTTTTGGTATATCAAAAGTCTTTCCATCAATTAAGCACCGGATTCCGTATAAATCCTTAATTAGAGACAGCAATACTATTAAGAATTCAAAAGGTCTCATAATTGACAATCCCTATTCTTATCGAACTTAAAACATTACTAATTATGTATTTAGCCTCCTTTCTAATCCCTAACCTATTTTTTCGACTGTAACTGTAAGTACATATAACATAATCCATGAATTGTCAATATATGGATGTATGGAGAATAAAAACAAGCAGTAGAtaaacttgaattaaaaaaaataatctacacTTACAAATATGTTGAAGTTGGGATCTTCTGTCTCGTGATAAGAGACTTCAACTCCTCATAGCGTGGCAAagggaaaacaaagaaaatatatcCAAGAAATTACATCAGTGGTGATAAACTGAGATTCCACAATTTTGCTTTCGTAACCTCATGTCTCTTCTATGAGAATTAGAGAATCCTTACTCCCGCATGTCCTCAGTCCCAAAActtagttaaaaatttaaacagttGTAGTATTGTTTTTATATCAATCAGGTTATAGTTGCAGCGAAGTTGGGCGTAGAAACAcaagcaattttttattttttttaaatgcaagAAACAAAAGCATGTTATATTCTTCCTCTTATTCAACAAGCCTCAATCTAACTTGGAATCTTTACTGGGAAATCAAATCTAGGATCAGTTGAACCAAAGATTATAATCTTCCTCTTATTCTTAAGACGTAgtcaagattatttttttattagttattcaATTTTCTAAATCGAgtctttttattctctttggAATGTTTGGTAGGAGATGAATTTTTTCATAACATGAATATTgagaaacttaattttttagaatgtgtataaaataaatttggttgATCTTGTTCTAACAATAGTTTATGGTaaaccgaaaaaattactgacagagtcgcggacaatgtcgttttctttaagacgtttcgtgaCATTGCTAAAAATTGTGCAAACAGACCAAATCATTGTATAAGATTCTCACTACACTGAGGGAACCTTCCTAAAATTACACCTtattgtatgacttgaaaagtcactttAAAGTCacccaaaaatatgacttgaaaagtcactattatagccaacgaaaatatgacataaaaagtcactcttataacCAAccaaaatatgacttaaaaagtctcTCTTATAGTCAACCGAAattatgacttgaaaagtcattCTTATACCCAACCGAAATTATAAAGCGACACGAAGGAGAAGTTTGCCAGAAATGCATCGACTGAAAAAAtggaaggaagaaagaaaagttgagaaaATGATTCTAAACTGAgacaaggaaaaatgaagaaacgaACTCTCTATATATAAAGAGTGAAACATTAAAGTGTTTTATCCTGAAAGATGCGGgacttaaaatctttttttttttcttttcttttcaaacctTCATCCTTTGTTGTAACATATCTTAAtatgttttttcaaaattaaatatttatgtaaaatatgtaACTAAAATTTTTCCtctacttaaaaaaattgaattcttaATTATCCTCTTTTTTGAGAatgtttttaagagaaaaatgaacTAAAATTGATTCTCGAAATCATAATTTCTGAcaatatgttttattaattacataataaacatgaaaatcttAGTTTTACTCTTTAAGATTCATGAGATTTATGAAGAAGTGAAAATTTTCCGTTTAACAAACGCCCTTAATCTCTTTCTTCAAAAAGTTCATCAATACGAGTTTAAgattaatgaatttttgtaCAAATACATATACagacttttataattttttcccaAGTAATGACTACACTCAGGTACAAATTGTGATGAAAATACCCTTTAAAACTCCGCAAATCAAGGACTTATCACCTGGCTAAAATGAAggatatatatacattttaaatttaatatcacgAAATCATcaactttatatattatattattatttaattatacccGTAGagtgatagaaaaaaaattataacttggTAACTTAccataaaatcatgatttttttaatccgtGTTATCTGCTGGCTAAgagttaaaaactaattaaatactatttaaaatacatatgtatttaagaaaattacctTTTCTAACAATGATGTTTAATTGACGTTTGTTTCACAgaattatcttatatttttggaatattgtttttctttttttttgtatttcggAATTAAAGGCAGGAAAGCTCATTTCCATGTTTATTAAGAGattatcaaaaatatttttaagtatcttttatttataagaaagtTACATTTATATAACTTTCATCCTCATGCCATCCGGAACAGATCCAAGGAGACATTGACCCCCTCTCTTACCCTCTCTTTTAAGACCTTTGTGtatatgagaaaaaaagaaaaattaaaattttaaaaatgttaataaagaaaactgtataagaaaaatatgttttagagttgatatttgtttaaaatttttctaGTAATAGATCATATctcaaattttattcataaattaataataaatatttttaaaatttattatttattaaataattatatattaaaacttaatatttaaataatattgtaaaaaaatttgaccCCCTTTTAAGACACTTTTGGATCCATCCTATATGCTAATGGGATGAAAAAAATAGACCAAACGCATTTTTATATatgccaaaaaataatatttccaattataatatttttaagaatgtgATTCTCAgaaatataagataattttgtGAAACAAATATGTTGTAATTTTCATTACTAACATCAAAATATATTACACAGAGACATTGAAATCTATTTAAAGAGTTTACTTCATAACCCGGTAACTTTCCACAAAATCATGTCTAATGATTGCAATTTATGATTAAGGTTTATTTTATCGTATTAACAAAATGAGGTAATCATATCCTAAAAAATGGTAATCGCGAGTTACAATCTCTTACGATTAAATCtgtattatgtaaaaaataaaattaaaaaactaataaaaagaaagttacAGGTGTAATGTAAAGAGAGTTACaaagtattttgaattttaaaatcagCTTGATTCCAAAACGAATTGTAGTCGAACTATTTCACATATTACATGctgtttcttcttcattccaATAGGTTGCATATTTCTacgttaaaaacaaaaaagactaGAGAAGCAGTACAGGAGCAGAgaagaggaaaaacaaaagcacTCATAAAAGGGTGGCAGTGCAGAGAAGTTAGAACCTCAAAACGTCAGTCACAAAAATCCTACTACAAAGTACAAAACTCCACGTTTTGCTTTGGACTATCTTAATCGAACTTGCCTTTTAAGCACCCCACAGGTAAAATATAGGAAActctctcttttcattttattaacaAAGTGAATGCAAAATGCTCCCAAATCACAGTGCTGACTGCTGAATATTTGCAAATTTAACAGTTGTATAAATGGTTGTGGAGCCTACTTCCATTCCAACCATACCCTAGTCAGATCCCATCTTTGGTCCCATTGCCTTGCCCTCTTCTCACTGTGCTACTTCCCCTTCAGACTAGTTTCTCAGTCTTGcagacaaatataaaaatactagtACTTCTCTACCCCAAGAAATAAGAATCATAggaaaattaaaaagcaaatgTCTTATAAAGTTTGAAGAAAGTCACACAATTAATGATAGTAGACAGAGTGTGAAACCAAAGGGTGAAGTTAAGAGGGTCAGAGACAGGTTTTAGTTATATATACACAGCGTGCTTATCAAAAAACAGCAAGAGTTTCTGAATCCCCCCAAGACTTGTTCACTCCCCCTTCTGAGAAAAAAGTACAGTTTTTGCCTTCATTTTCAACGAGTttgtcctttttcttcttttctgtaACCGGTGTGAGGTGTCTCCCAAATACTCTCAGCTCATAAATTTCCCTCATCCAAATTTCTCGCCACTTTAATTTCCAAGTGTGTTGGCCTTTCACTCAATAGTTGTGATCCAGTTGACGCCTTAATGATATGTAGTATATTGAATAGTATGtaacatgtttttaatttaatttattcactGTTCTGCTAATGAtgtgtttcttaatttttattggtGGTTTGCTTCAGTTAGTTATTTCACTGTTGCTGTACTTGTAAGTGTTAATCTTATGAACTTCCTCGTTTGTTCAGAGGAACCAGATTGATTTGGTTGGAGGCGAAATAGAGAAACCACCAAACTGTGTTTCAGTTTGGTATCCTTGTAAGCACTCAGATCTGAATCCCAATGCAGTTTTATGATTCTttgaattctctctctctctctctctctcagatATGGGgttatgattttattctttattctttttgatGATGAATTAATTAGACAAGAATTCTGAGCATCAAATGAGTGTATGCCCCAAGGAGATACTATCTTTTTTGGAGTACTCACTGTTCAGAAtcaatttctttttgaaaagttttcctttccttctccaaaaaattactttttgtaAAGTAAGTATTTCCGTTTAAGTTGATTCTTTTGCTGCCTAGTAATGATTTTTGCTGTTTTGTGGGTTGATGAATTTAGCTCTTTCTGTAAAGTTTTACCTCCCCTGTAAAATTTGATGAGATGTATCAGTATAACTTAGATGGTGATGCCACTATTaccattttttatattctttttatttcgGCACTAGCATGAACATGAACATAACAATATAGAACATTCAATTTGGGTTCATTTTTGGATATTGgttatttgaataattaataaatcttGTGACTGACTTGGACATCATCCCAACTTCAGATATAAATCGTGTGGTTGTGTGCATGGGATTTGATATCTTGCATAATTGGGAATCCTTCCAGAACAGGCATGGATATTCAGGAAGAGAGCCCCGTGTTTGGATCCTTGAAAGCCATGACTACAAGGAATatgtcatcatcatcttctgcTTTCTTTTCAGCAAACCAGTCACCCTTCTTCTCTCCAAGATCACCATCATCATGTCAATTATTAGAGTCAGCCAGGCTTGATGCTCCAAGTAACAGAATTCATTTAGGTTTGGCTCCCTCAAGCACCACTTCAGAGATTCCAGAACCAAATTCACTAGTAAATGTTAGATGTACTTTCTCAGATGTATCTGCATCTCCAGCTGGATGTAATTCAGCTGATTTGCAGAAACTTAATCGTATATCTTCCTCAGTTGGCATCTCAAGTAGCAGCGTATCTAGTTACTCCAATCGCCGTGAGGATGGTTATTCTGGACAGAAAGAAAAGCGAATTAAAGAAGACAGAAACCATAGAACATCCTCCACTCCAGGTTCCacatcattttcttcttataGGCTGAGGAGTTGTGATGTTTTCATAGGATTGCACGGCAGCAAACCTCCTTTACTACGATTTGCTAAATGGCTGTGTGCTGAGTTAGAGACTCAAGGCATCAGTTGCTTTGTTTCGGACAGGGCTCGAAGTAGGAGTTCTTGCAAACTTGGCATTGCAGAGAGAGCTATGGATGCTGCTTCTTTTGGGATAATAGTTATAACAAGGAAGTCTTTCAAGAACCAATACACCATTGAGGAGCTGCAGTTTTTCTGTAGCAAGAAGAATTTGATCCCAATATACTTTGATTTGAGCCCAGCTGATTGCCTTGTAAGGGATATAATTGAAAAGAGGGGTGAGCTGTGGGAAAAACATGGAGGGGAACTTTGGCTTTCGTATGATGGGTTGGAACAGGAGTGGAAAGATGCAGTGCATGGCCTCTCTCGGGTTGATGAGTGCAAATTGGAAGCTCAGGATGGCAACTGGAGAGATTGCATACTGAGGGCTGTCACATTATTAGCAATGAGATTAGGAAGGAGAAGTGTGGCAGAACGTTTGACAAAATGGAGAGAAAAGGTAGAAAAAGAGGAGTTTCCTTTTGCAAGAAATGAGAATTTTATTGGCAGGAAGAAAGAGCTTTCACAGTTGGAATTTATACTTTTTGGTGATGTCACTGGAGATGCAGAACAAGACTATATTGAACTTAAAGCCAGACCCAGGAGAAAGAGTGTGAGAATTGGTTGGGGCAAGAGTAATGTGATAGATGAGAGATGGAGGGAAAGACATATGGGAAATGGCAGCTGGAAGGAAAAAGAACCAGTTGTATGGAAGGAGTCAGAAAAGGAGATTGAAATGCAAGGTATTGAGTTTTCTAAGAGGCACAACCATCTAAGGCTCAAGCGGGGAAAGTATAGTAAGAGGAAAAGAGGAATGAAGATTTTGTATGGGAAAGGAATTGCTTGTGTTTCTGGGGATTCAGGAATTGGAAAAACAGAACTTATTCTTGAATTTGCTTACAGATTTCATCAGAGATACAAAATGGTTTTATGGATAGGAGGAGGGAGCAGATACATAAGGCAAAACTATCTCAATATCAGATCTCTTTTAGAAGTTGATGTGGGAGTTGAGAATGGTTTGGAGAAAACAAAGATAAGAGGCTTTGAAGAGCAGGAAGTAGCAGCAATTTCTAGAGTTCGCAAGGAACTGATGAGAAACATTCCGTATCTTGTGGTCATTGATAACTTGGAAAGTGAAAAAGATTGGTGGGATCACAAACTTGTTATGGATCTTCTCCCTCGTTTTTGGGGAGAGACCCATGTAATTATATCAACACGCCTTCCTCGCATCATGAACTTGGAACCTTTGAAACTTTCATACTTATCTGGAGTTGAAGCAATGTCTTTAATGCTAGGTAGTGGCAAGGACTATCCAGTTGCCGAGGTTGATGCCCTGAGAGTTATCGAGGAGAAAGTTGGAAGGTTAACTCTTGGCCTTGCCATTATCAGTGCAATTTTGTCTGAACTACCCATAACACCAAGCAGGCTCCTAGATACCATAAATAGAATGCCTTTGAAGGAGATGTCATGGAGTGGTAAAGAAGCTCACTCGTTCAGGAAGAACACTTTCCTTCTGCAACtttttgatgtttgtttctCCATATTTGATCATGCAGATGGTCCAAGAAGCTTGGCCACCAGAATGGTGCTGGTAAGTGGATGGTTTGCACCTGGTGCTATTCCTGTTTCCCTATTGTTACTTGCTGCTCAAAAGATACCAGAGAGATGTCAGCGAAAATGTTTTTGGAAAAAAGTACAGCAATTATTAACATGTGGATTCACATCCTCGTATGCCAAAAAATCAGAATTAGAAGCATCTTCTTTGCTGCTGAGATTTAATATTGCAAGAAGTAGTACTAAGCAAGGCTATATCCATATCAATGAGCTCATCAAACTGTATGCTCAGAGAAGAGACGATACTGGGGCTGCACAGGCCATGATTCAAGCTATCATCAATCATGGGTCAATATCACAAAATCTGGAGCATTTATGGGCTGCTTGTTTTCTGTTATTTGGATTTGGTCATGATCCTGTGGTTGTTGAGGTCAAGGTGTCTGAGCTTTTATATCTTGTCAAAAGAGTAGTTCTGCCTCTTGCAATTCATACATTCATTACATATTCTCGATGCACTGCCGCTCTTGAGCTTCTGCGTCTGTGCACCAATGCATTGGAAGCTGCAGACCAAGCATTTGTTACCCCAGTTGACAAGTGGTTGGACAAATCACTTTGCTGGAGATCCATCCAGACTAATGCTCAGTTGAATCCTTGCCTTTGGCAAGAGTTAGCATTGTGTAGAGCCACTGTTCTCGAGACTAGGGCCAAGCTAATGCTAAGAGGTGCTCAATTTGACATAGGGGATGATCTGATCAGGAAGGCTGTTTTTATTAGGACTTCAATTTGTGGTGAAGATCACCCAGATACCATATCTGCTCGTGAAACACTGAGCAAACTTACCAGGCTTCATGCAAATGTCCAAATTCACAGTTCAACTTAGATTTGTATGTTTGTAAGGAAACTCTagaattatacaaaaaatttcttataaaatttcTGCATACTATTTCATGCTTCTTCTACAGTACTTACTGAAAATCTGAATGCCTTCCATTTTAAAGAAGTATTCCTTTTTGGTTATCTTCACATGCTTAGTATCATCCTTATTGAAATTCAGTGATGATCCTTCTGTagatttagttttttattttttttttgttatttcccaATTCCCACTGCTATACTAGGGACCCACAAGATCAAATTATATGTGTTTTtaagtgattcaaagatgaaAGATCTATCACATTGATGCCACCATGATGGAATTCTAGCTACAGTGTGTGCATGTGAGGACacattttcacatttttctaATGCCTTTTACAGATGACAGTATTGATGTCATCATTGCCGTATAATTCCTTGGTTAAGTTTTACACCATACAATAATTATGTGCTATATTGCCATTTATTCAGACTTAAGATACTTTTGCAACAATGCTttacaaatttcaataaaaGCTTCTCCTTAGctggatcttctttctttttataattactGTATAGACTGTGTAATCGTGGTTCTGTTCTGTGTAATCATTAAATTTATGAATAGTTGTAACTACAGTTGGACTTGTTGCCATAATGGAAGTTGATTCAATTAGAGGGTGATACATGGTGGATGGTGCAACAAAAAGGGAGATCCTCTTCATTTATGGGGTACGAATGCATACGTTCAATCCTCTTCAAACACCACAAAGGTGAAAGTCTCATCTCATGTATTAgatattttaaaacagaatgtGGACTGAATATGCTTGCGATCATGATTTTTCCCCCccataaatattaattactcGACTTCAGTAGTTAGCAACTCACTGCATCCAATGTGTT contains:
- the LOC100778407 gene encoding uncharacterized protein is translated as MDIQEESPVFGSLKAMTTRNMSSSSSAFFSANQSPFFSPRSPSSCQLLESARLDAPSNRIHLGLAPSSTTSEIPEPNSLVNVRCTFSDVSASPAGCNSADLQKLNRISSSVGISSSSVSSYSNRREDGYSGQKEKRIKEDRNHRTSSTPGSTSFSSYRLRSCDVFIGLHGSKPPLLRFAKWLCAELETQGISCFVSDRARSRSSCKLGIAERAMDAASFGIIVITRKSFKNQYTIEELQFFCSKKNLIPIYFDLSPADCLVRDIIEKRGELWEKHGGELWLSYDGLEQEWKDAVHGLSRVDECKLEAQDGNWRDCILRAVTLLAMRLGRRSVAERLTKWREKVEKEEFPFARNENFIGRKKELSQLEFILFGDVTGDAEQDYIELKARPRRKSVRIGWGKSNVIDERWRERHMGNGSWKEKEPVVWKESEKEIEMQGIEFSKRHNHLRLKRGKYSKRKRGMKILYGKGIACVSGDSGIGKTELILEFAYRFHQRYKMVLWIGGGSRYIRQNYLNIRSLLEVDVGVENGLEKTKIRGFEEQEVAAISRVRKELMRNIPYLVVIDNLESEKDWWDHKLVMDLLPRFWGETHVIISTRLPRIMNLEPLKLSYLSGVEAMSLMLGSGKDYPVAEVDALRVIEEKVGRLTLGLAIISAILSELPITPSRLLDTINRMPLKEMSWSGKEAHSFRKNTFLLQLFDVCFSIFDHADGPRSLATRMVLVSGWFAPGAIPVSLLLLAAQKIPERCQRKCFWKKVQQLLTCGFTSSYAKKSELEASSLLLRFNIARSSTKQGYIHINELIKLYAQRRDDTGAAQAMIQAIINHGSISQNLEHLWAACFLLFGFGHDPVVVEVKVSELLYLVKRVVLPLAIHTFITYSRCTAALELLRLCTNALEAADQAFVTPVDKWLDKSLCWRSIQTNAQLNPCLWQELALCRATVLETRAKLMLRGAQFDIGDDLIRKAVFIRTSICGEDHPDTISARETLSKLTRLHANVQIHSST